The following proteins come from a genomic window of Polaribacter dokdonensis:
- a CDS encoding aldehyde dehydrogenase — translation MQIKNYINGEFIAPVSGEWIDNYNPSNGEVYGKIPNSDKADVEQAVLAAEKAFTNWSATTLDYRSNILKNISDLILENLPELAEVESKDNGKPISLAKEIDIPRAASNFQFFANAITQFSSEAHESVGLHAVNFTLREPVGVVGCISPWNLPLYLFTWKIAPAIAAGNCVVAKPSEVTPATAFLLSKICEKAGLPKGVLNIVHGLGSTTGQAIVSHPKIKAISFTGGTKTGARIAKIAAPMFKKLSLELGGKNPNIVFADCNYDKMLATTVRSSFANQGQICLCGSRIFVEENIYEKFKSDFIDKVAQLKIGHPSKNDTNIGALVSKEHLEKVKSYIDLAQEEGGKLLFGGKRVEVDNYENGYYLQPTIIEVSTNQCRLNQEEIFGPIVTIMPFKTDDDALALANDTKYGLSATLWTNNLNRTMQFSKQLKTGIVWVNTWMLRDLRTPFGGQKESGVGREGGFEALRFFTEPKNICIKYD, via the coding sequence ATGCAGATAAAAAACTACATCAATGGAGAATTCATTGCTCCTGTTTCAGGTGAATGGATTGATAATTACAATCCTTCAAATGGTGAAGTTTATGGTAAAATTCCAAATTCTGACAAGGCAGATGTGGAGCAAGCAGTTCTTGCAGCAGAAAAAGCATTTACAAATTGGTCTGCAACAACTTTAGATTATAGAAGCAATATCTTAAAGAACATCTCAGATTTAATTTTAGAAAATTTACCTGAATTAGCAGAGGTAGAATCAAAAGATAATGGGAAACCTATTTCTTTAGCCAAGGAAATAGATATACCAAGAGCTGCTAGTAATTTTCAGTTTTTTGCAAATGCAATTACTCAATTCTCATCAGAAGCTCATGAAAGTGTGGGTTTACATGCAGTAAACTTTACGTTAAGAGAACCAGTAGGTGTTGTAGGTTGTATTTCTCCTTGGAATTTACCTCTATATCTTTTTACCTGGAAAATTGCCCCTGCAATTGCAGCAGGTAATTGTGTAGTTGCTAAACCAAGTGAGGTTACACCAGCAACTGCTTTTTTGTTGTCTAAGATTTGTGAGAAAGCAGGTTTACCAAAAGGTGTTTTAAATATTGTACACGGTTTGGGTTCAACTACAGGTCAAGCTATAGTTTCTCATCCAAAAATTAAAGCAATTTCATTTACAGGTGGCACAAAAACTGGTGCACGTATTGCAAAAATTGCAGCACCAATGTTTAAAAAGCTATCCTTAGAATTAGGAGGAAAAAATCCAAATATCGTTTTTGCAGATTGCAATTATGATAAAATGTTAGCAACAACAGTTCGTTCTTCATTCGCAAATCAAGGTCAAATATGTTTATGTGGAAGTCGCATTTTTGTGGAAGAAAATATTTATGAAAAATTCAAATCAGATTTTATTGATAAGGTTGCACAACTAAAAATTGGTCATCCTTCAAAAAATGATACCAATATTGGAGCTTTAGTTTCAAAAGAACATTTAGAAAAAGTAAAAAGTTATATAGATCTTGCACAAGAAGAAGGTGGTAAATTACTTTTTGGAGGCAAAAGAGTAGAGGTTGATAATTATGAAAATGGCTATTATTTGCAACCAACTATTATAGAAGTTAGTACCAATCAATGCAGGTTGAATCAAGAAGAAATATTTGGACCTATAGTTACTATTATGCCTTTTAAAACAGATGATGATGCATTAGCGTTGGCAAATGATACTAAATATGGTTTATCTGCTACTTTATGGACAAACAACTTAAACAGAACCATGCAATTTTCTAAGCAATTAAAAACGGGCATTGTTTGGGTTAACACATGGATGTTACGTGATTTAAGAACTCCTTTTGGTGGTCAAAAAGAATCTGGAGTAGGCAGAGAAGGTGGTTTTGAAGCACTTAGGTTTTTTACAGAACCAAAGAATATTTGTATCAAATATGACTAG
- a CDS encoding DUF6500 family protein, with amino-acid sequence MTRAFQNKIIEICDAKMAKKGDNVGLSFYAFFKNKNDNPELLLQVATWWIKKHELNHFEKATKIKHLIIKSQKE; translated from the coding sequence ATGACTAGAGCATTTCAAAATAAAATAATTGAAATTTGTGATGCTAAAATGGCTAAAAAGGGAGATAATGTAGGGTTGTCTTTTTATGCTTTTTTCAAAAACAAGAATGATAATCCAGAATTGTTGCTGCAAGTTGCAACTTGGTGGATAAAAAAACATGAGTTAAATCATTTTGAAAAAGCAACAAAGATTAAACACTTAATAATTAAGAGTCAAAAAGAATAA
- a CDS encoding SDR family oxidoreductase, whose translation MNLELKDKNALVCGSTQGIGKATAIMLAAEGANVTLLARNKQKLQQVLEALPNNNQQHNYLIADFSNPEELKNVLKQNKLEFHILINNTGGPRSGAILDATLEQFQNAFAQHLLCNHILVQHLVPFMKQEAFGRIINVISTSVKEPIPGLGVSNTIRNAVGNWAKTLSEEIASFGITVNNVLPGFTETERLNEIIKIKAQKADTSIENMTEIMKNYTPAKRFAKPEETASAITFLASNKASYINGINLPVDGGRTKSL comes from the coding sequence ATGAATTTAGAATTAAAAGATAAAAACGCATTAGTTTGTGGTAGCACACAAGGTATAGGTAAAGCCACAGCAATAATGCTAGCAGCAGAAGGTGCTAACGTAACTCTATTAGCTAGAAATAAACAGAAGTTACAGCAAGTGTTAGAGGCACTACCTAATAATAATCAACAGCATAACTATTTAATTGCAGATTTTTCAAATCCAGAAGAATTAAAAAATGTATTAAAACAGAATAAACTTGAATTTCACATACTAATTAACAACACAGGTGGTCCAAGAAGTGGAGCAATTTTAGATGCAACTTTAGAGCAATTTCAAAATGCGTTTGCACAACACTTATTATGCAATCATATTTTGGTGCAACACTTGGTTCCTTTTATGAAACAAGAGGCTTTTGGTAGAATAATTAATGTAATTTCTACATCAGTAAAAGAACCTATTCCAGGTTTAGGTGTTTCTAATACTATAAGAAATGCAGTAGGTAATTGGGCAAAAACTTTATCTGAAGAAATAGCTAGTTTTGGAATTACCGTAAATAATGTTTTACCAGGTTTTACAGAAACAGAGCGTTTAAATGAAATTATAAAAATAAAAGCGCAAAAAGCAGATACAAGTATAGAAAACATGACAGAAATTATGAAAAACTATACACCTGCAAAACGTTTTGCTAAGCCAGAAGAAACAGCAAGTGCAATAACATTTTTAGCTAGTAATAAAGCAAGTTACATTAACGGAATTAATTTACCTGTAGATGGAGGTAGAACTAAAAGTTTATAA
- a CDS encoding 3-hydroxyanthranilate 3,4-dioxygenase — MMNLVQPLNFKKWIEEHRHLLKPPVGNKQVWDNGEYIVMVVGGPNNRKDYHYNETPEFFYQVEGDMILKIIDDKGKQIDVEINEGDIYLLPGKVPHSPQRKANTVGLVIEYPRSEGMLDALEWYCENCENQLYREEFPLDNIETDMPIIFDKFYSDKEKCTCDKCGTIMLSPDKIK, encoded by the coding sequence ATAATGAATTTAGTACAACCTTTAAATTTTAAAAAATGGATAGAGGAACATCGTCATTTATTAAAGCCACCTGTTGGTAATAAACAAGTTTGGGATAATGGAGAATACATTGTTATGGTTGTTGGTGGGCCAAATAACAGAAAAGATTATCACTATAATGAAACACCAGAGTTTTTCTATCAAGTAGAAGGAGATATGATTTTAAAAATCATAGATGATAAAGGCAAGCAGATAGATGTAGAAATAAATGAAGGAGATATTTACTTGTTGCCAGGTAAAGTGCCACATTCACCACAAAGAAAAGCAAATACAGTTGGGTTAGTTATAGAGTATCCACGTTCAGAGGGTATGTTAGATGCATTAGAGTGGTATTGTGAAAATTGCGAAAATCAATTGTATAGAGAAGAGTTTCCATTAGATAATATAGAAACAGACATGCCTATAATTTTCGATAAATTTTACTCAGATAAAGAAAAATGTACTTGTGATAAATGTGGAACAATAATGTTGTCTCCTGATAAAATCAAGTAA
- a CDS encoding metallophosphoesterase — MNRKTFLKKSLYSAVGLGLATGVYSWQIEPFWLEFVKLKMPIKNLPDNLVGKTLMQISDIHVGNKFDYNYLIESFKKAQAYNPDFVMYTGDFVDYENEEQFTQLETVLKHTVTGNLGTVGVLGNHDYGEDWVEPEVANKIVSLLEEHNVTILRNEEIELAGLNIIGLDDYWGLNFNPKEATKNFVKEKPYIALCHNPDVCDLNVWNGYNSWILSGHTHGGQVKPPFLKPPILPVKNKRYSSGKIDIDNGRTLYINRALGCLWQVRFNVRPEITIFTLEKA, encoded by the coding sequence ATGAATAGAAAAACTTTCTTAAAAAAAAGTTTGTATTCTGCAGTAGGTTTAGGCTTAGCTACAGGAGTTTATTCATGGCAAATAGAGCCATTTTGGTTAGAGTTTGTAAAACTAAAAATGCCAATAAAAAATTTGCCAGATAATTTAGTAGGCAAAACACTAATGCAAATTAGTGATATTCATGTAGGTAATAAATTCGATTACAACTATCTAATAGAATCGTTTAAAAAAGCACAAGCCTATAATCCAGATTTTGTAATGTACACTGGTGATTTTGTAGATTATGAAAATGAAGAACAATTTACACAATTAGAAACTGTTTTAAAACATACAGTTACTGGTAATCTAGGTACAGTTGGTGTTTTGGGTAACCATGATTATGGAGAAGATTGGGTAGAACCAGAAGTTGCTAATAAAATTGTTTCGTTATTAGAAGAACATAATGTTACCATTCTAAGAAATGAAGAGATTGAGTTAGCAGGTTTAAATATCATTGGCTTAGATGATTATTGGGGTTTAAACTTCAATCCAAAAGAAGCAACCAAAAATTTTGTAAAAGAAAAACCATATATAGCACTTTGTCATAACCCAGATGTTTGTGATTTAAATGTTTGGAATGGTTACAATAGTTGGATTTTAAGTGGACATACACATGGAGGTCAAGTAAAACCACCATTTTTAAAACCACCTATATTACCCGTAAAAAATAAAAGATATTCATCAGGTAAAATAGATATAGATAATGGCAGAACTTTGTATATAAACAGAGCTTTAGGCTGTTTATGGCAGGTTAGATTTAATGTTAGACCAGAAATCACCATATTTACATTAGAAAAAGCATAA
- a CDS encoding amidohydrolase family protein has translation MSKRKLRINGHSHLLPYPEEIPQFMKDKEIFWVDDERKHMLQKGWKRPVTHSSFFLDEKLLWMEKNKIDHAVVLNLSQLYGNGLRLEEMKKALRFQNDFNAKVQKNHPDKFTCGFVVHPGFIYGALYEMERCIEELDLKVLCLPTHFMDSIGQWRCVFDEENERIFELADKYKLAIEIHPYDGDKMIKLENTNWRFHLIWMLAQCGDAYHFYTLNGMQDRFPNIRTCFAHGGQLAQMNLGRRIQGFDGRPDLFEGKHHPRKAVGHKNIFFDTLVHDTDSLKLMFQRQGTSQVLMGLDDPYPLGEMESDKQSSYPGKILDLAIEKDLISETEKNEIWEDNVLQWIFGDDETAKQNLINKIMS, from the coding sequence ATGTCAAAAAGAAAACTAAGAATTAACGGCCATTCGCATTTATTACCTTATCCAGAAGAAATTCCTCAATTCATGAAAGATAAAGAGATTTTTTGGGTAGATGATGAGCGTAAACATATGTTGCAAAAAGGTTGGAAAAGACCTGTAACACATTCTAGCTTTTTTCTCGACGAAAAACTACTTTGGATGGAAAAAAATAAAATTGATCATGCAGTAGTTCTTAATTTATCTCAATTATATGGTAATGGTTTACGCTTAGAAGAAATGAAAAAAGCGTTGCGTTTTCAAAATGATTTTAATGCGAAAGTTCAAAAAAATCATCCAGATAAATTTACCTGTGGTTTTGTGGTTCATCCTGGTTTTATCTATGGTGCATTGTATGAAATGGAAAGATGTATAGAAGAATTAGATTTAAAAGTACTTTGCTTGCCAACGCATTTTATGGATTCTATTGGTCAATGGAGGTGTGTATTTGATGAAGAAAACGAACGAATTTTTGAATTAGCAGATAAGTACAAATTGGCTATTGAAATTCATCCTTATGATGGAGATAAAATGATAAAATTAGAAAATACCAATTGGCGTTTTCATTTAATTTGGATGTTAGCACAATGTGGAGATGCCTATCATTTTTATACCTTAAATGGCATGCAAGATCGTTTTCCAAATATTAGAACTTGTTTTGCACACGGAGGTCAGTTAGCCCAAATGAATTTAGGAAGAAGAATTCAAGGGTTTGATGGTAGACCAGATTTATTTGAAGGTAAACATCACCCAAGAAAAGCTGTAGGTCATAAAAATATCTTTTTTGATACTTTGGTTCATGACACAGATTCTTTAAAATTGATGTTTCAAAGGCAAGGAACTAGTCAGGTTTTAATGGGGTTAGATGATCCTTATCCTTTAGGAGAAATGGAGAGTGATAAGCAATCTTCTTATCCAGGTAAAATTTTAGATTTAGCAATAGAGAAAGATTTAATATCAGAAACTGAGAAAAACGAAATTTGGGAAGATAACGTCTTACAATGGATTTTTGGAGATGATGAAACAGCCAAACAAAATCTTATAAATAAGATTATGAGCTAA
- a CDS encoding tetratricopeptide repeat protein encodes MKNLFLFIGLIFALNVTGQTKYQKGMQQGFALWEQGKMTEASQLFERISKAEPENWLPPFYAAQVEILSGFGMKDETKLIAKLKKAQTFLDAAKANSKDNPEIIIAQALLNLVYISFDGQKYGMTLSGRNNQLYEQALAIAPNNPRVILGKAEWDMGFAQYFGKSTKPYCEQIQKAIELGKAEETTVEFYPKFMVERAQETLKKCSE; translated from the coding sequence ATGAAGAATTTATTTTTATTCATAGGGCTAATCTTTGCTCTAAATGTAACAGGACAAACAAAATATCAAAAAGGAATGCAACAAGGTTTTGCTCTTTGGGAACAAGGAAAAATGACAGAAGCCTCTCAATTATTTGAAAGAATTTCTAAAGCTGAACCAGAGAATTGGTTGCCTCCTTTTTATGCAGCTCAAGTAGAAATACTTAGTGGTTTTGGTATGAAAGATGAAACAAAATTAATTGCTAAACTTAAAAAGGCACAAACATTTTTAGATGCTGCCAAAGCAAACTCAAAAGATAATCCTGAAATTATTATTGCACAGGCTTTACTAAACTTAGTTTATATTTCTTTTGATGGTCAAAAATATGGAATGACATTATCTGGAAGAAACAACCAACTTTATGAGCAAGCTTTAGCAATTGCTCCAAATAATCCTAGAGTAATCTTAGGTAAAGCAGAATGGGATATGGGTTTTGCTCAATACTTTGGAAAATCTACAAAACCTTATTGTGAACAGATTCAAAAAGCGATAGAACTGGGTAAAGCAGAAGAAACTACTGTTGAATTTTATCCAAAATTTATGGTAGAAAGAGCACAGGAAACACTTAAAAAGTGTAGCGAATAA
- a CDS encoding DUF2141 domain-containing protein: MKNLLFICFLTFTGITALQAQEETYNLTIEVSGMDTDTGRVFLALSDRAKSFLKKGEGTRGTNATVKNGKAIIYFKGLKKGDYAASVFHDANDNNIMDTKIFGIPKEPYGFSNNAKGFMGPPSFEDAKFVLDDDKTIFIEVN, translated from the coding sequence ATGAAAAATTTACTATTCATTTGCTTTTTAACATTTACAGGAATCACTGCCTTACAAGCTCAAGAAGAAACTTACAATTTAACTATAGAAGTTTCTGGTATGGATACAGATACTGGTAGAGTATTCTTAGCATTATCTGATAGAGCCAAAAGCTTTTTAAAAAAAGGTGAAGGTACAAGAGGTACAAATGCTACAGTTAAAAATGGTAAAGCTATCATCTATTTTAAAGGTTTAAAAAAAGGTGATTATGCAGCCTCTGTTTTTCATGATGCCAATGATAACAATATTATGGACACTAAAATATTTGGTATTCCAAAAGAACCATATGGTTTCTCTAACAACGCAAAAGGTTTTATGGGACCTCCTTCATTTGAGGATGCAAAATTTGTTTTAGATGATGATAAAACAATCTTTATTGAAGTAAACTAA
- a CDS encoding TonB-dependent receptor produces MKRFLSILFILISFLSHSQTTISGKVTDSKGAPIFGASVYLDGTYDGSSTDEKGIFSFKTEKVANQTIVVSFISFETFTKTDDVAKLRNLTIKLRDDVNSLDAVTINAGTFKAGEKAKVTVLKPLDIVTTASALGDVFGALQTLPGTSTVDEDGRLFVRGGEAEETQIFIDGIRVFTPYSPTPNNTPTRGRYSPFLFQGITFSTGGYSAEYGQALSSVLDLTTIDKPDQEKTDLSFMTLGLGVGNTQIWDNNSLSVNASYINLAPYLEAFPDRNKWLKPVQSLNGEMVYRHSFKDDSMLKIYGAYSFSDLDIIQDDINFDDGFRFGLQNRNVYINSSYKNKIGNNWRIQGGLSFTNDNSTVKVFDDVINNNENSAHFKVKVRKQFTSRFRISFGSEYFITNFDESYIPVNKQKFDYGFNNSIFASFAETDIFFSKNLAAKIGVRGEYTNVLNELTVVPRMSLSLKASKNSQVSLAYGMFYQNPKNDYLKFSQDFSSENTSHLIANYQHTKKNQIFRVEAYLKNYKDLVKFDTNMPEFSTNFNNNGNGYAKGIDIFWRQNQKIKNTDYWISYSFLDTERDYRNYPIKATPSFASQHNFSFVAKHWIEDWKSQVGITYNFASGRTYTNPNEAGFLNNKTKTYNSVSLNWAYLIDPQKILYLSVNNVLGTKNVFGYNYKNTQNANGNFDRQAILPNADRFFFIGFFWTISDDNKSNQLDNL; encoded by the coding sequence ATGAAACGATTTTTATCTATATTATTTATATTAATTTCATTTTTATCTCATTCTCAAACTACGATTTCAGGTAAAGTTACAGATAGCAAAGGAGCTCCAATTTTTGGAGCAAGCGTTTATTTAGATGGCACCTATGATGGTTCTTCTACAGACGAAAAAGGAATTTTTAGCTTTAAAACAGAAAAAGTAGCAAACCAAACTATTGTAGTTTCCTTCATCTCTTTTGAAACTTTTACAAAAACTGATGATGTTGCAAAACTTAGAAATTTAACCATAAAATTAAGAGATGATGTAAACTCTCTAGATGCAGTAACCATTAATGCAGGTACTTTTAAAGCAGGCGAAAAAGCCAAAGTAACAGTATTAAAACCTTTAGATATTGTAACTACTGCAAGTGCCTTAGGTGATGTATTTGGTGCACTGCAAACATTACCTGGAACTTCAACTGTAGATGAAGATGGACGATTATTTGTAAGAGGTGGAGAAGCAGAAGAAACACAGATTTTTATAGACGGAATTAGAGTTTTTACACCTTACAGTCCAACACCAAATAACACTCCAACTCGTGGACGATACTCACCCTTTCTATTTCAAGGAATTACCTTTTCAACTGGAGGATATTCTGCTGAATATGGGCAAGCACTCTCTAGTGTTTTAGACCTTACAACTATTGATAAACCAGATCAAGAAAAAACAGATTTGTCTTTTATGACTCTAGGTTTAGGTGTTGGTAACACACAAATTTGGGATAACAATTCGTTAAGTGTAAATGCCTCTTATATTAATTTAGCTCCGTATTTAGAAGCTTTTCCTGATAGAAACAAATGGTTAAAACCAGTACAATCATTAAATGGAGAAATGGTTTATAGACACAGTTTTAAAGATGATTCTATGCTAAAAATATATGGAGCTTATAGTTTTTCTGACTTAGATATTATTCAAGATGATATTAATTTTGATGATGGCTTTAGATTTGGGTTACAAAATAGAAACGTATATATAAACAGCTCTTACAAAAACAAAATCGGTAATAACTGGAGAATTCAAGGTGGCTTAAGCTTTACCAATGATAATTCTACTGTAAAAGTATTTGATGATGTGATTAACAACAACGAAAACTCAGCACATTTTAAAGTTAAGGTTCGCAAACAATTTACAAGTAGATTTAGAATAAGTTTTGGCTCTGAGTATTTTATTACCAATTTTGATGAAAGCTACATCCCTGTTAATAAACAAAAATTTGATTACGGATTTAACAACTCTATCTTTGCAAGTTTTGCAGAAACCGATATTTTCTTTTCTAAAAATTTAGCAGCAAAAATTGGAGTTAGAGGTGAATATACAAACGTTTTAAATGAATTAACGGTTGTTCCAAGAATGTCATTATCCTTAAAAGCAAGTAAAAATTCTCAAGTATCTTTGGCTTATGGAATGTTTTATCAAAATCCTAAGAATGATTATCTCAAATTTTCTCAAGATTTTTCTTCTGAAAACACATCTCATTTAATTGCAAATTATCAACATACTAAAAAGAATCAAATTTTTAGAGTTGAAGCTTATCTTAAAAACTATAAAGATCTAGTGAAATTTGACACAAATATGCCTGAATTCTCTACTAATTTCAATAATAATGGAAATGGATATGCTAAAGGAATTGATATCTTTTGGAGACAAAACCAAAAAATTAAAAATACCGATTACTGGATTTCGTATTCTTTCTTAGATACAGAAAGAGATTATAGAAACTACCCAATTAAAGCAACTCCAAGTTTTGCTTCTCAGCACAATTTCTCTTTTGTAGCAAAACATTGGATTGAAGATTGGAAAAGTCAAGTTGGTATTACCTATAATTTTGCCTCTGGAAGAACTTACACAAATCCAAATGAAGCAGGTTTTTTGAACAACAAGACAAAAACCTACAACTCTGTAAGTTTAAACTGGGCTTATCTAATAGACCCTCAGAAAATACTATACCTTTCTGTAAACAATGTTTTAGGTACTAAAAACGTTTTTGGTTATAACTATAAAAACACGCAGAATGCAAATGGTAATTTTGATAGGCAAGCTATTTTACCCAATGCTGATCGTTTTTTCTTTATTGGTTTTTTCTGGACAATTAGCGATGACAATAAATCAAATCAATTAGATAATTTATAA
- a CDS encoding NAD(P)/FAD-dependent oxidoreductase: MNLPQSSFPRVVIIGGGFAGLAAAKGLENQELQVVLVDKHNYHTFQPLLYQVATGGLEPDSIAFPLRKRFNDVKNFFFRLAEVVQIHPDKKIIETSIGNLDYDELIIATGSTTNFFGNENIQKNTMEMKSVPQALDIRSLVLENFEEALLTDNLEERNALMNFVIVGGGPTGVELAGALAEMKKGILPKDYPDLDIRKMQINLIQSSAEILKGMSSEASEKAEDFLIGLGVNVWKNLRVLNYDNKIVTTNGEDHFRAETVIWAAGVKGEIVSGLNSSCVIEKAERYKVNEFNQVENHDNIYAIGDVACMKSETNPYGHPMMAQPAIQQGKLVAKNIIAKLFGKKTKAFVYNDKGSMATIGRNKAVVDLPKWKFQGVFAWFVWMFVHLFSLIGFRNKAIVFLNWVYNYVRFDRETRLIIRPFKKKNIV; the protein is encoded by the coding sequence ATGAATTTACCACAATCAAGTTTTCCAAGAGTTGTAATTATTGGTGGAGGCTTTGCTGGCTTAGCAGCTGCAAAAGGCTTGGAAAATCAAGAATTACAAGTAGTTTTGGTAGACAAGCATAACTATCATACTTTTCAACCATTATTATATCAAGTTGCCACAGGTGGTCTAGAACCAGATTCTATTGCTTTTCCTCTTCGTAAAAGATTTAATGATGTAAAAAACTTCTTTTTTAGATTGGCAGAAGTTGTTCAAATTCATCCTGATAAAAAAATTATAGAAACATCAATTGGTAATTTAGATTATGATGAGTTAATTATAGCAACTGGCTCTACAACCAACTTTTTTGGTAATGAAAATATCCAAAAAAATACCATGGAAATGAAATCTGTGCCTCAAGCATTAGATATTAGAAGTTTAGTTTTAGAGAATTTTGAAGAAGCTTTATTAACAGACAATCTAGAGGAAAGAAATGCTTTAATGAACTTTGTAATTGTTGGTGGTGGACCAACAGGTGTTGAGCTAGCAGGTGCTCTTGCAGAAATGAAAAAAGGTATTTTGCCTAAAGATTATCCTGATTTAGATATTCGAAAAATGCAAATTAACCTTATACAAAGTTCTGCTGAAATTCTAAAAGGGATGAGTAGTGAAGCATCAGAAAAGGCAGAAGATTTTTTAATTGGTTTAGGTGTAAATGTTTGGAAAAATTTACGTGTTTTAAATTATGACAACAAAATAGTAACTACAAATGGTGAAGACCATTTTAGAGCCGAAACTGTAATTTGGGCTGCAGGTGTTAAAGGTGAAATTGTTAGTGGCTTAAATTCTAGCTGTGTTATCGAAAAAGCAGAAAGATATAAAGTAAATGAGTTCAATCAAGTAGAAAACCATGATAACATTTATGCAATTGGTGATGTAGCTTGTATGAAATCAGAGACAAATCCATATGGTCATCCAATGATGGCTCAACCAGCAATTCAGCAAGGAAAACTGGTTGCCAAAAATATCATAGCCAAATTATTTGGCAAGAAAACAAAAGCCTTTGTTTATAATGACAAAGGTTCTATGGCTACTATAGGAAGAAATAAGGCTGTCGTAGATTTGCCAAAATGGAAATTTCAAGGCGTTTTTGCATGGTTTGTTTGGATGTTTGTTCATCTGTTTTCTTTAATAGGTTTTAGAAACAAAGCCATTGTATTTTTAAACTGGGTGTATAATTACGTTCGTTTTGATAGAGAAACACGATTAATTATTCGTCCTTTTAAGAAAAAAAATATTGTTTAG
- a CDS encoding metallophosphoesterase, translating into MKKLSILLVLLLLISSCKNKIKTDFKIGIISDCQYCNCEIKWNRYYKKSPQRLKEAIKELNKDSLQYTIHLGDFIDKDIKSLDSILPTWKTLKSESFHVLGNHDFEVEEHEKEQIIEKLNIKNRYYSFVRNNWRFIVLDGNDLSFYGAITPDKKKQTDSLFNSLKDLNLPYVKKWNGGLSNTQIDWLKSELEEAQQQKQLVGFYCHFPIYPIDQHNIWNRTQFLEVIKPYKNVKFFFNGHNHAGAYENINDIHYLTFKGMVDTENTSAFATAKFTKDTIFIEGYEREPSRKLVIQ; encoded by the coding sequence ATGAAAAAACTATCCATACTCCTTGTTCTTTTATTGCTCATTAGCTCATGTAAAAACAAAATAAAAACTGATTTTAAAATTGGTATTATTTCTGATTGTCAATATTGTAATTGCGAAATAAAATGGAATAGATATTACAAAAAATCTCCCCAAAGACTAAAAGAAGCCATAAAAGAATTAAATAAAGACTCTTTACAATACACCATTCATTTAGGTGATTTTATAGATAAAGACATTAAAAGTTTAGATAGTATTCTACCAACTTGGAAAACTCTAAAATCAGAAAGCTTTCATGTTTTAGGAAATCATGATTTTGAAGTAGAAGAACATGAAAAAGAGCAAATCATTGAAAAATTAAATATAAAAAACAGGTATTATAGTTTTGTGAGAAACAATTGGAGATTTATAGTTTTAGATGGCAATGATTTAAGCTTTTATGGGGCAATTACGCCTGATAAAAAAAAGCAAACAGATTCGTTATTTAATTCTTTAAAAGATTTGAACCTTCCTTATGTAAAAAAATGGAATGGAGGTTTAAGTAATACACAAATAGACTGGTTAAAATCTGAATTAGAAGAAGCTCAACAGCAAAAACAACTAGTGGGCTTTTACTGTCACTTTCCTATTTACCCAATAGATCAGCATAATATCTGGAACAGAACACAATTTCTAGAGGTTATTAAACCTTATAAAAATGTAAAATTCTTTTTTAATGGACATAATCATGCAGGTGCTTATGAAAATATAAATGATATACATTATTTAACTTTTAAAGGCATGGTTGATACTGAAAACACCTCAGCTTTTGCCACAGCTAAATTTACCAAAGACACCATTTTTATTGAAGGATATGAGCGTGAACCTTCTCGAAAACTAGTAATTCAATAA